Proteins from a single region of Desulfobacter postgatei 2ac9:
- a CDS encoding BACON domain-containing protein has product MTFFSWTLRIIAGSFLMVWLPVFSFAFTPGAFIVSPAEVDLGTVRVLPGSPAGPYAFTISVVGGPVPDDSVEVVDPDTGETTTSDSDEEAVFTASCDATWLTLEPAESTAPGSITATATISETMGSGLWSANVTIFSGLDPATEPVTIPVTINVIRSIGDLLTVSPTKLDLQMTDQNTSQQTFPVTIANADPNKSTGYLWSARTDVGWLVLSDDEGSGDTTISLRVDPGAIYLNTDTDNDGVPDAAVGIITFRSSLNVEAVTLTVNATILSSAEPAVSPSQLYWTVEKSTADTALSFSAQRLQVFGFESGWTAASDMGFVSAELYNAAGDSGTVIITDPYGWVEVTPNAEILSSMDYGTYIGYITVSDLDKEVQFQIPITINIREPGDAVYLPVVDFTSSYSQMEAAESSLINVQIPVPEDIAHYPTAATCQAAGGAWIDPNNTLLDSLDAYCSLNERAYVLLERRDMEPGMVYAMTKTGTLALAYENGIKVSGADDLSYADGPVSYIPVGPLQMIGSYGTVVVSLRIGNNLSSAVEIQRLLISLQTLEGQWTVTEAYKGSYYVYDFAPLTVERIIDGQPGYTASWENMPVRVSFGDGSNWLYQLFFEQEGGIYYTYQIQRLSGSQMSGQWRYTWRGTSSDWETFEAQRPLWQLTFP; this is encoded by the coding sequence ATGACCTTTTTTTCTTGGACCTTACGAATAATTGCCGGATCATTTCTGATGGTCTGGCTGCCTGTGTTTAGTTTTGCATTTACACCTGGTGCATTTATCGTTTCACCTGCGGAAGTCGACCTGGGTACGGTACGAGTGCTTCCCGGTTCTCCAGCCGGGCCCTACGCCTTCACTATTTCCGTTGTCGGCGGACCTGTACCAGATGATTCAGTGGAAGTTGTAGATCCGGATACGGGTGAAACTACAACTTCAGATTCGGATGAAGAGGCCGTCTTTACGGCCTCCTGCGATGCGACCTGGTTGACCCTGGAACCTGCAGAGAGTACTGCCCCCGGAAGTATAACGGCAACTGCCACAATCAGCGAAACCATGGGTTCCGGTTTATGGAGCGCCAATGTGACCATTTTCTCCGGGCTTGATCCTGCCACCGAACCGGTAACGATTCCGGTGACGATTAATGTGATCCGAAGCATAGGGGATTTGCTGACCGTTTCCCCCACCAAACTGGATTTGCAGATGACGGATCAAAATACGTCCCAGCAAACCTTTCCCGTCACCATTGCCAATGCCGATCCCAACAAATCAACCGGTTACCTCTGGAGTGCCCGGACAGATGTCGGCTGGCTGGTCTTATCTGATGATGAGGGATCGGGAGATACAACGATTTCCCTTCGGGTGGACCCGGGCGCTATTTACTTGAACACTGACACCGATAATGACGGTGTTCCGGATGCAGCCGTCGGCATCATCACCTTTCGTTCAAGCCTGAATGTTGAAGCCGTGACCCTGACCGTTAATGCGACCATCCTCTCTTCTGCTGAACCTGCGGTTTCGCCCTCCCAGCTCTATTGGACGGTTGAGAAAAGTACCGCTGACACCGCTTTGAGCTTTTCGGCGCAGCGGCTGCAGGTTTTTGGATTTGAATCCGGGTGGACGGCAGCCAGTGATATGGGGTTTGTTTCTGCCGAACTTTATAATGCTGCAGGCGATTCGGGGACGGTGATTATCACCGATCCCTATGGCTGGGTGGAGGTGACCCCGAACGCCGAAATTCTTTCCTCCATGGATTACGGAACCTACATCGGCTATATCACGGTTTCCGACCTGGATAAAGAAGTTCAGTTTCAAATTCCCATCACCATCAACATTCGAGAACCCGGGGACGCGGTGTATCTGCCGGTCGTGGATTTTACAAGCTCCTACAGCCAGATGGAAGCGGCTGAATCAAGTCTTATCAATGTCCAGATTCCCGTTCCCGAGGACATTGCGCACTATCCGACTGCCGCGACATGCCAGGCGGCAGGGGGGGCTTGGATTGATCCGAACAACACTCTCCTGGACAGCCTGGATGCGTACTGCAGTCTGAATGAACGTGCCTATGTGCTGCTGGAGCGTCGGGACATGGAGCCCGGAATGGTATACGCAATGACCAAAACCGGCACATTGGCCCTGGCCTATGAGAACGGCATCAAAGTCTCCGGGGCGGATGACCTTTCCTATGCGGACGGGCCGGTTTCATATATCCCCGTTGGCCCGCTTCAGATGATCGGCAGCTACGGCACAGTGGTGGTCAGCCTGAGAATCGGAAACAACCTGTCATCTGCCGTGGAAATTCAACGTCTGCTGATCAGCCTCCAGACCCTGGAAGGCCAATGGACAGTGACCGAAGCCTACAAGGGCTCCTATTATGTGTACGATTTCGCTCCGTTAACCGTTGAGCGGATTATTGACGGTCAGCCCGGCTATACCGCCTCGTGGGAGAATATGCCGGTTCGCGTCTCCTTCGGTGACGGGAGTAACTGGTTATATCAATTGTTTTTTGAGCAAGAAGGGGGAATTTATTATACATATCAAATACAACGCCTCTCCGGCAGCCAGATGTCGGGACAATGGCGATACACCTGGCGAGGCACCTCCTCTGATTGGGAGACCTTTGAGGCCCAACGGCCACTATGGCAACTTACGTTTCCCTGA
- a CDS encoding M10 family metallopeptidase C-terminal domain-containing protein translates to MVTLTGENLLNSIIETTGVEINVLIFNTLSVKLQQMIDNGTYSKLAAAIAMSGFSTAINDVTTIGELSSTVETNAALIEATSHDTNNDDADLMTAALGKSITIPDIDYDNLLSLDNYIIAALYEGDSWLNFQDSSDPITYNFNEILPPEYIDTDDTAGWQPLTSIVRNVADEVISTTDWIILPDIEKVSISGQIRFNMVETDAGTPAYAYFPGSRVGGDIFLGLHIGTDTESGNIEPYGAGRSAIVHELGHALGLAHPFEGASILPAGEDHSANTVMSYTDFRPWVPQFSGTLTGSGSNVSVSYRMVTPDQFMLYDIAALQAVYGPDTNSRPSDTTYTFGYAPFYTSIWDAGGDDVLDFSGTGYYNVIDLTPGTHSDINFRDIDTQIADQQAVYQSQLGTSYYDDWVADVFTGQSANIYTGENALCIAWGTMIENVIGGPAGNRITDNAQDNSLTGSPADDLFYLGAGGFDTVVGGGGYDLVVLEQYIMDQVELGFFEDSVLLVGDDFSVQMQGIAGIQFADRLYTIV, encoded by the coding sequence ATGGTGACCCTGACAGGAGAAAATCTTTTAAATTCCATCATTGAAACGACTGGCGTGGAGATTAACGTCCTTATCTTCAATACTTTGTCTGTGAAACTGCAGCAGATGATTGATAATGGAACTTACAGTAAACTGGCTGCCGCCATCGCCATGAGCGGTTTCAGTACCGCGATAAATGATGTCACGACGATCGGCGAATTAAGCAGTACTGTTGAAACAAATGCAGCGCTCATTGAAGCAACATCTCATGATACCAACAATGACGATGCCGATCTAATGACAGCAGCCCTGGGCAAAAGTATCACAATTCCCGACATAGACTATGATAATCTGCTATCCCTTGATAATTATATCATAGCGGCTTTGTATGAAGGCGACAGCTGGCTGAATTTCCAGGATTCCTCTGATCCCATTACCTACAACTTCAACGAAATCTTACCGCCGGAGTATATCGATACCGACGACACAGCAGGTTGGCAACCGCTGACGTCCATTGTGCGGAATGTCGCAGATGAGGTGATCTCCACCACCGACTGGATTATTCTGCCTGATATTGAAAAAGTTTCCATCAGTGGCCAGATACGGTTCAATATGGTGGAAACCGATGCAGGTACCCCTGCTTATGCCTATTTTCCGGGTTCCCGTGTGGGCGGCGATATCTTTCTGGGCCTTCATATCGGTACGGACACAGAAAGCGGAAATATAGAACCTTACGGCGCCGGCCGAAGCGCTATTGTCCATGAGCTGGGTCATGCCCTGGGATTGGCCCATCCGTTCGAAGGAGCATCCATATTGCCTGCCGGTGAAGATCACAGTGCCAACACAGTGATGTCTTATACGGATTTCCGACCGTGGGTGCCGCAATTTTCAGGAACCCTGACCGGATCAGGCAGCAATGTGAGTGTTTCATATCGCATGGTGACACCGGATCAATTTATGCTTTATGATATCGCGGCGCTCCAGGCGGTTTACGGCCCTGACACGAATTCCCGGCCATCCGATACGACATATACTTTTGGATATGCGCCTTTTTATACCAGCATCTGGGATGCAGGCGGGGATGATGTTCTGGATTTCAGCGGTACTGGATACTATAACGTGATAGATCTGACTCCCGGCACCCACAGTGATATCAATTTTAGGGATATTGATACTCAGATTGCCGACCAGCAGGCCGTGTACCAAAGCCAGTTGGGCACCAGCTATTACGACGATTGGGTGGCAGATGTATTCACCGGCCAAAGCGCCAATATTTACACAGGAGAAAACGCCCTGTGCATTGCCTGGGGAACTATGATCGAAAATGTGATCGGTGGTCCTGCGGGCAACCGAATTACTGACAATGCCCAGGACAATTCTCTGACGGGCAGTCCAGCCGATGACCTCTTCTATCTGGGGGCGGGCGGTTTTGATACGGTTGTGGGCGGCGGCGGATATGATCTGGTGGTGCTGGAGCAATACATCATGGATCAGGTGGAATTGGGATTTTTCGAGGATTCTGTGCTCCTGGTCGGAGATGACTTCTCCGTCCAGATGCAAGGGATTGCGGGGATTCAGTTTGCAGATCGGCTATACACAATAGTGTGA
- a CDS encoding Rpn family recombination-promoting nuclease/putative transposase: protein MKLSKICSMNNENTSTSSMNDVSNPHDKLFRETWSNLENARSFLHHYLPHDVLRLMDLDTLEISKDSFVEKELSDYYSDMLYKVMLSGKPGFVHVLFEHKSYYDKHVHLQILEYMVKIWRLFIKQQKKKKEALPIVIPLLICHGKRSWPEDKVRLSSFLSGPVDELSGYIPDFGFQLHDLTRFTDKDIKGTVMARVVLLLFKHVFDPDLQKKLPAILSLMKSLMEKETGLQYLETVLRYLFNTMDDISAEAIREVAEQALSAKEGEYIMTLAERLRKEGEIRGEIRGKLEGKLEGKLEGKLEGKLEGLMDAIELGMILKFPDQVDQVMAEVKKIKDLDTLIKIKEAIKTAKDVSEIL, encoded by the coding sequence ATGAAACTGTCTAAAATTTGTTCCATGAACAATGAAAACACCAGCACCAGCAGCATGAACGATGTGAGCAATCCCCATGACAAGCTCTTCCGGGAGACATGGAGCAACCTTGAAAATGCCAGGAGTTTTCTGCACCACTACCTGCCGCACGATGTATTGCGCCTGATGGATCTTGACACCCTTGAAATCAGCAAGGACAGCTTTGTGGAAAAGGAGCTGTCGGATTACTATTCAGATATGCTTTACAAGGTAATGTTGTCGGGAAAGCCCGGTTTTGTGCATGTTCTGTTTGAGCATAAGAGCTATTATGATAAGCACGTGCATCTCCAGATCCTGGAATACATGGTGAAGATATGGCGCCTTTTTATAAAGCAGCAGAAGAAGAAAAAAGAAGCGTTGCCCATTGTGATCCCGCTTTTGATCTGCCATGGAAAGAGGTCCTGGCCTGAAGATAAAGTCCGGTTATCTTCGTTTTTGTCAGGTCCTGTGGATGAGCTGTCAGGCTATATTCCTGATTTTGGCTTTCAGCTCCATGATCTGACCCGTTTCACAGATAAAGATATAAAAGGAACGGTCATGGCAAGGGTGGTTTTGTTGCTTTTCAAGCATGTGTTTGACCCGGATTTGCAGAAAAAATTGCCGGCCATATTGTCGCTCATGAAGAGCTTGATGGAAAAGGAGACCGGGCTTCAATATCTTGAAACAGTGCTGAGGTATCTGTTTAATACAATGGATGACATATCCGCTGAAGCAATCAGGGAAGTTGCCGAGCAGGCGCTTTCCGCAAAGGAAGGAGAGTATATCATGACACTTGCCGAAAGACTTCGTAAAGAAGGGGAAATAAGAGGGGAAATCAGAGGCAAACTTGAAGGCAAACTTGAAGGCAAACTTGAAGGTAAACTTGAAGGCAAACTTGAAGGGTTGATGGATGCCATTGAACTGGGGATGATCCTTAAATTCCCGGATCAGGTTGACCAGGTAATGGCAGAGGTAAAAAAAATCAAGGATCTTGATACCCTCATAAAAATTAAGGAAGCCATTAAAACGGCAAAGGATGTTTCTGAAATCTTATAG
- a CDS encoding transposase, which produces MRPTREQTISTTSGVIPFFSTVDIFMTFYREGAKKAKAHCGFDINHGILTQVYLTDGNGAERLFIDQILTEGQTGVMDRDYQSHDIFDLLQGKNKHFVCRIKSKTTRTIIEQYPTEKGSYIFYDALVLLDEINYATQGWSAYFHYQHSTKVMARVKWFTEERVRKHLCVRHKVRTRTNGYKRFSTDFLYNKLYLYTIPTYAK; this is translated from the coding sequence ATGCGCCCAACCAGAGAGCAAACCATCTCCACGACTTCCGGTGTTATCCCGTTCTTCTCCACTGTCGATATCTTCATGACCTTTTATCGGGAAGGAGCCAAAAAAGCCAAAGCGCATTGTGGTTTTGACATTAACCATGGCATCCTTACTCAAGTATACCTGACAGACGGGAACGGAGCTGAACGCCTTTTCATTGATCAAATTCTTACTGAAGGACAAACCGGCGTTATGGACCGGGATTACCAATCCCATGACATTTTTGATTTGCTTCAGGGCAAAAACAAACATTTTGTTTGTCGGATAAAGTCCAAAACGACAAGGACAATCATTGAACAATATCCAACGGAAAAAGGCAGTTATATTTTTTATGATGCATTAGTGCTTCTTGATGAGATCAACTATGCGACCCAAGGCTGGTCAGCTTACTTTCACTACCAGCACAGCACGAAAGTGATGGCTCGGGTCAAATGGTTTACCGAAGAAAGGGTCCGTAAGCATTTATGCGTACGGCATAAAGTTCGTACCAGGACAAATGGGTATAAACGGTTCTCTACAGATTTTCTGTACAACAAGTTGTATTTGTATACAATTCCAACTTACGCAAAGTGA
- a CDS encoding SapC family protein encodes MNKHIEALTHSQHKDLRLSKITSFSFAANISSVKLSLSELRKASLYYPIVFLKGNPTLPQALLSLEPGNNNFIDDKGNWKVPYIPAYFRLYPFALAAIQNQEEKLALCIDPEAEHFKSGMGDPLFTADGKLTEFVQKILKSLEVYQKEIALAQALFKSLDKQGLIVDRAYKYRVNQAEKSIQGFKGIDMKKLHAMDDKPLAEYVKNGTMKMVYEVNDSLSNFSKFIAPVQK; translated from the coding sequence ATGAATAAACATATTGAGGCCCTGACTCACTCACAGCATAAAGATTTAAGACTTTCCAAGATTACTTCATTTTCCTTTGCCGCAAATATTTCTTCCGTTAAGCTTTCGTTGTCAGAATTGCGGAAAGCCTCTCTTTACTATCCCATTGTTTTTTTAAAAGGCAATCCGACTCTGCCCCAGGCCTTGCTTTCCCTTGAGCCCGGTAACAATAATTTTATAGATGACAAGGGAAACTGGAAAGTTCCCTATATACCGGCGTATTTCAGGTTGTATCCGTTCGCGCTTGCGGCCATCCAGAATCAGGAAGAAAAGCTTGCCTTGTGCATTGACCCGGAAGCCGAGCATTTTAAATCAGGCATGGGAGACCCTCTTTTCACAGCTGACGGCAAATTAACCGAATTTGTCCAAAAGATTTTAAAATCCCTGGAAGTGTATCAAAAAGAGATTGCACTGGCCCAAGCGCTGTTTAAATCGCTTGATAAACAGGGACTGATTGTTGACCGGGCTTATAAGTATCGTGTCAATCAGGCTGAAAAAAGCATTCAAGGGTTTAAAGGTATTGATATGAAAAAATTGCATGCAATGGATGATAAGCCCCTTGCGGAATATGTGAAAAACGGTACCATGAAAATGGTCTATGAAGTGAATGATTCATTGTCGAACTTTTCAAAATTCATTGCCCCGGTACAAAAATAA
- a CDS encoding transposase produces the protein MSKNTPEFIQEILKLTRQITQEPLLIRLDSGNDSQDNFEVIKTCEGVDVLVKRNLRKESLDGWLILAQNTESVRLIRCGHKSVWVGQTTVDPKGRALPRPIVFKVTERYEEKGEPLLFPTIEVETYWVTIAGLSPQEVINLYHDHGTSEQFHSEIKSDLGLERFPSCRFSSNSLILHLALLAYNILRIIGQISLEEQDENNLPINRRKKVSRRRLRTVMQDLMYMAGRLIYSGRRWSISFGKINPFAQLAENVLYRLRCSPG, from the coding sequence TTGTCAAAAAACACCCCGGAATTCATTCAAGAAATATTAAAATTAACCAGGCAGATTACCCAGGAACCTCTTCTTATCCGTCTTGATTCAGGAAATGACAGTCAGGATAATTTTGAAGTAATAAAAACATGCGAAGGTGTTGATGTCTTGGTTAAGCGCAATTTACGTAAAGAATCTTTGGATGGTTGGCTTATCCTGGCCCAGAATACTGAAAGCGTTAGATTGATTCGCTGTGGACACAAAAGTGTGTGGGTCGGGCAAACAACTGTTGACCCAAAAGGGCGGGCATTGCCACGTCCGATTGTCTTCAAAGTGACTGAACGATATGAAGAAAAAGGGGAGCCCCTGCTTTTTCCCACAATTGAAGTCGAGACCTATTGGGTTACCATCGCCGGGCTGAGCCCCCAAGAGGTCATCAATTTATACCATGATCATGGAACCAGTGAACAATTTCATTCAGAAATCAAAAGTGATCTTGGGTTAGAACGCTTCCCCAGTTGCCGTTTTAGCAGCAACAGCCTGATTCTCCATCTTGCTCTTTTGGCGTATAACATTCTTAGAATCATAGGCCAAATTAGCCTTGAGGAGCAGGATGAGAACAATCTTCCGATCAACCGTAGAAAAAAAGTCTCACGAAGGAGGTTAAGAACAGTTATGCAGGATTTAATGTATATGGCTGGCCGTTTAATATATAGTGGTCGGCGGTGGAGCATTTCATTTGGTAAGATCAACCCGTTTGCCCAATTGGCTGAGAACGTATTGTACCGGTTACGTTGTTCTCCAGGATAA
- a CDS encoding GDP-mannose 4,6-dehydratase — translation MKTAVIFGVSGQDGAFLSRLLLEKQYRVIGVCRNTGNAFLNNLDLLNIRHRIELIPSSIGHFDHVKQIVQEYKPDEIYNLAGQSSVSRSFEEPVATFEGISMGTLNLLETVRTLNLPVKLYNAGSGDCFGNIKGQVATEETRFNPASPYGVAKACAFWQVAAYRDAYGIFACTGLLFNHESYLRPAQFVTQKIVKTACRIAHGKCSELILGNIGIERDWGWAPEYVVAMWKMLQQETPDDYIIATGTTISLEDFIRAVFQRLNLDWKKYVTTDHRFLRPSDIATIRANPQKAEDRLGWKAKFTGYDVARMMVEAELNIEGNQLGL, via the coding sequence ATGAAGACCGCTGTTATATTTGGGGTTTCAGGCCAGGATGGCGCTTTTTTATCCCGGCTGCTGCTGGAAAAACAATACCGGGTGATCGGGGTCTGCCGAAATACCGGGAACGCTTTTCTAAATAATCTTGATCTGCTGAATATCAGGCACAGGATTGAGTTGATTCCCTCCTCAATCGGCCATTTTGACCATGTGAAGCAGATTGTTCAAGAATATAAACCTGATGAGATTTACAATCTGGCCGGGCAGAGTTCGGTCTCCCGCTCTTTCGAGGAACCCGTAGCTACCTTTGAGGGAATCAGCATGGGTACATTGAATCTCCTTGAAACGGTCCGGACACTTAATTTGCCTGTCAAATTGTATAATGCCGGATCGGGTGACTGTTTTGGAAATATAAAGGGTCAGGTCGCCACCGAGGAAACCCGGTTTAACCCCGCCAGTCCCTATGGGGTCGCCAAGGCTTGCGCATTCTGGCAGGTGGCAGCTTATCGTGATGCCTATGGTATTTTTGCCTGCACAGGACTTTTGTTCAATCATGAATCCTACCTGAGGCCTGCACAGTTTGTCACACAAAAGATTGTGAAAACCGCCTGCCGTATTGCCCATGGCAAATGCAGCGAACTGATTTTAGGTAATATCGGCATTGAACGGGACTGGGGCTGGGCACCGGAATATGTGGTGGCCATGTGGAAAATGCTCCAGCAGGAAACGCCGGACGATTATATTATTGCCACGGGCACGACCATAAGCCTGGAAGATTTTATCCGTGCCGTTTTTCAACGGCTTAATCTGGACTGGAAGAAATATGTTACAACGGATCACAGGTTTTTACGGCCTTCTGATATTGCGACCATCCGTGCCAATCCCCAAAAGGCCGAAGACCGCTTGGGATGGAAAGCCAAATTCACCGGATATGATGTGGCAAGGATGATGGTTGAAGCCGAACTGAACATCGAAGGGAACCAATTAGGATTATAA
- a CDS encoding glycosyltransferase — MDIIVAHGSWASPHLIFDEFDIPIITYIEFPSYADHGWDAKYPPTEAQRLTDKNMQMLSYYQVMKSQKTIVPSEHAKKMFPRKLQSSIVVQFEGFDLHKIAQREPANIQLPKGVKTIGFAARDLSSAKGLEVFIKTAEHLSRSNQKIHFVVIGDPKSTTYGYEGVFLEKKYGKGNPITFIDHLFKTHNLNGKHFTLTGKLPYPEYSDLLHKIDLFLYPVQYGSGNWGLLELLIRGCTVIASNRCYVNEIIDHNVNGILINSNDPQEWANSALALLEDDAQRSALGNKALEMASDYYLPAVSKHYMKIFTETIQRHKKTTPP; from the coding sequence ATAGACATAATCGTTGCCCATGGCTCCTGGGCATCGCCGCATCTGATTTTTGACGAATTTGACATTCCCATCATTACTTACATCGAGTTTCCATCCTACGCCGACCACGGCTGGGACGCAAAATATCCACCGACGGAGGCACAACGCCTGACTGACAAAAACATGCAGATGCTCTCCTATTATCAGGTGATGAAAAGCCAAAAAACCATCGTGCCCAGTGAACATGCGAAAAAAATGTTTCCCAGAAAACTTCAATCCAGTATAGTGGTCCAGTTTGAAGGATTTGATCTTCATAAAATTGCCCAGCGGGAACCGGCCAATATCCAACTGCCGAAAGGCGTGAAAACAATCGGTTTTGCAGCCAGGGATCTCAGTTCGGCTAAAGGGTTGGAAGTCTTCATTAAAACGGCCGAACACCTGAGTAGATCCAATCAAAAGATTCACTTTGTAGTTATTGGTGATCCAAAGTCAACAACATATGGCTATGAAGGGGTCTTCCTCGAAAAAAAATATGGAAAAGGGAATCCAATCACCTTTATTGACCACTTATTTAAAACCCATAACTTGAACGGAAAACACTTCACCCTGACCGGTAAATTGCCTTACCCGGAATATTCTGATCTCCTCCACAAAATTGACCTGTTTTTATATCCGGTACAATACGGCAGCGGTAACTGGGGGCTTTTGGAACTTTTGATCAGAGGCTGTACGGTAATTGCTTCAAACCGATGCTACGTCAATGAAATTATAGATCATAATGTCAACGGAATTTTGATCAACAGTAATGATCCCCAGGAATGGGCCAATTCAGCTTTGGCGCTCCTTGAGGATGATGCCCAAAGGAGCGCGTTGGGGAACAAAGCCCTTGAAATGGCTTCTGACTATTATTTACCTGCTGTTTCAAAACATTATATGAAAATATTTACCGAAACGATACAACGTCATAAAAAAACTACGCCACCATAG
- a CDS encoding ISAzo13-like element transposase-related protein — protein MASPGLRKDLFGWGRVPVEMGINELRTGIVCLNDISTRHKPRTEDKYPQMIEDIHEIVVPQSHADPHLRTTLAYTKMTAAAVRDALLKKGWPEEQVSAVRTLSEILLRQGYRLRSVAKTKVQKKTNGQTRFSKMSMR, from the coding sequence ATGGCAAGCCCCGGGTTGCGAAAAGACCTATTCGGATGGGGGCGTGTACCCGTAGAGATGGGGATAAACGAACTGAGAACAGGTATTGTGTGCCTTAACGACATTTCCACACGACACAAGCCCAGGACTGAGGACAAATATCCACAAATGATCGAGGATATTCATGAGATCGTAGTTCCCCAAAGCCATGCCGATCCCCATTTGCGTACCACCTTGGCGTATACGAAAATGACAGCGGCAGCTGTACGCGATGCCCTGTTGAAAAAGGGTTGGCCGGAAGAGCAGGTGTCCGCAGTGCGCACGCTCTCGGAGATTTTGTTGCGCCAGGGTTACAGGCTGCGAAGCGTGGCAAAAACCAAAGTTCAAAAAAAAACGAATGGACAGACCAGATTTTCAAAAATGTCCATGAGGTAA
- a CDS encoding DUF4214 domain-containing protein, giving the protein MKPIHKLKSHKTFTLICLLCFATLMTPDVGAYELAAYRWPTASAIFHVDIPGEDGLWNDAFESAMYQWSVNTSFEYYIVRETYSNPCREDDERNGVGFAASDCGDAWGQNTLAVTHIWYVGDTITETDIVFNANQHWDVYSGPWSYSSNDFTRIAIHELGHALGLNHENSGIDSIMASYAGDIYLPQEDDIAGVAAIYGTPDTTYYRDWDGDGYGDTYSPYTTANRPSGYVINDWDCNDNDDTIHPGAAETRHDGIDQDCDGADVTNSKRTQVAKLYVASFNRAPADAGIEYWTNSSFTIEMIGKSFFDQPETQTLYPAENTDTEFVQAIFNNLFNRDPLQAGLVYWVQALANGVPRYVMIEAVKNGAAGTDLIIMENKAEVGLYHANLGLSAGNFYLYDITEDAATVEAAKQEVYDLYRQTID; this is encoded by the coding sequence ATGAAACCAATCCATAAGCTGAAATCTCACAAGACCTTCACCCTGATCTGTCTGCTCTGTTTTGCAACACTAATGACGCCGGATGTCGGAGCCTATGAATTGGCGGCCTATCGCTGGCCAACAGCTTCTGCGATCTTTCATGTGGATATCCCGGGCGAAGACGGCCTGTGGAATGATGCCTTTGAAAGCGCCATGTACCAATGGAGTGTGAACACAAGCTTTGAATATTATATTGTCAGGGAGACCTACTCGAATCCTTGCCGGGAAGATGATGAAAGAAACGGGGTCGGTTTCGCCGCTTCGGACTGCGGTGACGCCTGGGGCCAAAACACCCTTGCCGTCACCCATATCTGGTATGTCGGTGATACCATTACTGAAACCGATATTGTATTTAACGCCAATCAACACTGGGATGTTTATTCCGGCCCATGGTCCTATTCATCCAACGATTTTACCAGAATTGCCATACATGAACTCGGACATGCCCTTGGCCTGAACCATGAGAACAGCGGGATTGACTCGATCATGGCATCCTATGCCGGAGATATCTATCTTCCCCAGGAGGATGATATCGCAGGGGTTGCCGCCATATACGGAACGCCGGATACCACCTATTACCGGGACTGGGACGGTGACGGATACGGGGATACCTATTCGCCTTATACGACGGCCAACCGGCCTTCCGGCTATGTTATCAACGATTGGGACTGCAATGACAATGATGACACCATCCATCCCGGGGCCGCGGAAACCCGGCACGACGGTATTGATCAGGATTGTGACGGTGCTGATGTAACAAATTCAAAAAGAACCCAGGTGGCCAAACTTTATGTGGCCAGCTTTAACAGGGCTCCTGCGGATGCCGGGATTGAATACTGGACCAATTCATCCTTTACCATTGAGATGATTGGCAAAAGTTTTTTCGACCAGCCTGAAACCCAGACACTGTATCCGGCGGAAAATACGGATACCGAGTTTGTCCAGGCCATCTTTAACAATCTTTTCAACAGGGACCCGCTCCAGGCAGGCCTTGTTTACTGGGTGCAGGCCCTTGCCAACGGGGTGCCAAGGTATGTCATGATCGAAGCGGTGAAAAACGGGGCCGCCGGCACCGACCTGATCATCATGGAGAACAAGGCCGAAGTCGGCCTGTACCATGCCAATCTGGGCCTGAGTGCCGGCAATTTTTATCTTTACGATATCACCGAAGATGCGGCAACAGTGGAAGCTGCAAAGCAGGAAGTGTACGACTTATATCGTCAAACCATTGACTGA